A genomic region of Anaeromicrobium sediminis contains the following coding sequences:
- a CDS encoding metallophosphoesterase, producing MIIFLGIYGAINFFVGRYIFNFANLGIIQVNKYIFWILFWITAFSFIISRFGHEILPRRLANIFLKVGSYWMALLFYMVLLLGIVYMFLLINKGVKIIPQDIINSSKFAMRSGILIVSTVIVICTIGYINANNLKVINYNVKIPKSAGDIKKLNAIMISDVHLGVLIDKEKLEKIVEKVNGENPDIIFICGDLVDEDISPILEHKMGEVLEKLKSKYGTYFVMGNHEYIGRKDKEIIEELKSANINVLVDEVTKVDNSFYVVGRDDLASGYIKGTERKSLDELTKGIDKSLPIIVLDHQPKELEEAKNIGADMQLSGHTHRGQMFPNNFITQRVYEVDWGHVKKDNLNVIVSSGVGTWGPPIRFGTNAEIVKISMDFK from the coding sequence ATGATAATATTTTTAGGAATATATGGGGCAATAAATTTTTTTGTGGGAAGGTATATATTCAATTTTGCCAATCTAGGAATTATACAAGTTAATAAATATATATTTTGGATATTATTTTGGATTACAGCCTTTTCGTTTATAATATCTAGATTTGGGCATGAAATTCTTCCTAGGAGATTGGCGAATATTTTTTTAAAAGTAGGTTCCTATTGGATGGCCCTATTATTTTATATGGTTCTATTATTGGGAATTGTATATATGTTTCTGTTAATAAACAAAGGAGTAAAAATAATTCCTCAGGATATTATTAATAGTAGTAAATTTGCAATGAGAAGTGGTATTTTAATAGTATCCACAGTAATTGTAATATGCACTATAGGGTATATAAATGCTAATAATTTAAAGGTTATAAATTATAATGTGAAAATACCTAAAAGTGCTGGAGATATTAAAAAGTTAAATGCCATAATGATTAGTGATGTGCATTTAGGGGTTTTAATAGATAAGGAAAAATTAGAGAAAATAGTGGAGAAAGTTAACGGAGAAAATCCAGATATAATTTTTATCTGTGGAGATTTAGTTGATGAAGATATTTCACCTATTTTGGAACACAAGATGGGGGAAGTGTTAGAAAAGTTAAAATCTAAGTATGGAACATATTTTGTCATGGGAAATCATGAATATATAGGAAGAAAAGATAAAGAGATAATTGAAGAGTTAAAAAGTGCAAATATAAATGTATTAGTAGATGAGGTTACAAAAGTAGATAATAGCTTTTATGTGGTAGGAAGGGATGACCTAGCTAGTGGATATATAAAGGGAACTGAAAGGAAATCTTTAGATGAGTTAACTAAAGGGATAGATAAGAGTTTGCCCATAATAGTATTGGATCATCAGCCTAAAGAGTTAGAGGAAGCAAAGAATATTGGGGCAGATATGCAGTTATCAGGCCATACACATAGGGGCCAAATGTTTCCTAATAATTTCATTACCCAAAGGGTCTATGAAGTAGATTGGGGCCATGTTAAAAAGGATAATTTAAATGTGATAGTATCATCAGGGGTTGGTACTTGGGGTCCACCTATAAGGTTTGGAACTAATGCAGAAATAGTGAAAATTAGTATGGATTTTAAATAG
- a CDS encoding amidohydrolase, translating to MILIKNAYIYTMGEKNYEHGSLLIKDKKIEYVGPNLEEKDAEIVIDAKGKFVMPGMIDAHCHLGMWEDAVGFEGADGNEIVDPVSPELRAIDAINPMDRCFEEALLGGITTVATGPGSANVIGGQFSVIKTHGDRVDDMIVKETLAMKCAFGENPKRCYSDIKKSPSTRMATASIMRETLMKAKEYVQNKKKDKDAKFNMKYEALEKVINKEIPLKAHAHRADDILTALRIAKEFDLDITLEHCTEAHLITKYLKEGYQKGIVIGPTLSNRSKIELKNLTFETAGILEKEGIEFAIMTDHPVIPLQYLPVCAGLAAREGLKEDTALRSITINPAKILGIDHRVGSLEVGKDADVVIFDGHPFDLRSKVHKVIINGEIVK from the coding sequence ATGATTTTAATCAAAAACGCTTATATTTACACTATGGGTGAGAAAAATTATGAACATGGATCGCTATTAATTAAAGACAAGAAGATAGAATATGTAGGTCCTAATTTAGAAGAGAAAGACGCTGAAATAGTCATAGATGCTAAAGGGAAGTTTGTAATGCCTGGTATGATTGATGCCCATTGTCACTTAGGTATGTGGGAAGATGCTGTTGGTTTTGAAGGGGCTGATGGAAATGAAATAGTAGATCCTGTAAGTCCTGAGTTAAGAGCCATCGATGCAATTAATCCTATGGACAGATGTTTTGAAGAGGCACTACTTGGGGGGATAACTACTGTAGCAACAGGACCTGGGAGTGCAAATGTTATAGGAGGTCAATTTTCTGTTATAAAAACCCATGGAGATAGGGTTGATGACATGATAGTAAAGGAAACCTTAGCCATGAAGTGTGCCTTTGGAGAAAATCCTAAGAGATGTTATAGTGATATTAAAAAATCTCCCTCTACTAGGATGGCAACAGCATCTATTATGAGGGAAACTCTTATGAAGGCAAAGGAATATGTTCAAAACAAGAAAAAGGATAAAGATGCTAAATTTAATATGAAGTATGAAGCATTAGAAAAGGTTATTAATAAGGAAATTCCGTTAAAGGCTCATGCACATAGGGCTGATGATATTTTGACGGCTTTAAGAATAGCTAAAGAATTTGATTTAGATATTACACTAGAGCATTGTACAGAAGCCCATTTAATAACTAAATACTTAAAAGAAGGTTACCAAAAGGGTATAGTAATAGGGCCAACTCTATCTAATAGATCTAAAATAGAACTTAAAAATCTTACTTTTGAAACGGCAGGCATATTAGAAAAGGAAGGTATTGAGTTTGCCATAATGACAGACCATCCAGTAATTCCTCTTCAATATTTACCCGTATGTGCAGGTTTAGCTGCTAGGGAAGGGTTAAAGGAAGATACAGCTCTTAGGAGCATAACTATAAACCCAGCTAAAATATTGGGTATAGACCATAGGGTAGGAAGTCTTGAAGTTGGAAAGGATGCAGATGTGGTAATCTTTGATGGACATCCATTTGATTTAAGAAGTAAAGTACACAAAGTTATAATAAATGGAGAAATAGTTAAATAA
- the speB gene encoding agmatinase → MVLAKNTLSFIGFENDYEESSLVLFGAPFDGTTSFRPGTRFGPMHMRNDSYGLETYSPYIDMDLEDYNLYDYGDLDFPFGNTKKVLDMIRDFSNKVVQANKIPLMIGGEHLVTLPAVEAVYNKYEDLHIIHFDAHTDLREDYMGEKLSHATVIRKTWDFLGDNRIHQFGIRSGLKEEFMWAKEHTNLNKFDFTNLDKTVESLKGKPVYVTIDLDVLDPSIFSGTGTIEPGGVTFKELMDAIVLLKDLNIVGADVVELSPHYDQSGMSTAVACKVLRELTLSILSK, encoded by the coding sequence GTGGTACTTGCTAAAAACACTTTATCATTTATAGGTTTTGAAAATGATTATGAGGAATCTAGTTTAGTATTATTTGGCGCTCCCTTTGATGGAACCACGTCCTTTAGACCCGGAACTAGATTTGGTCCAATGCATATGAGAAATGACTCTTATGGATTAGAAACTTATAGTCCCTACATTGATATGGATTTAGAAGATTATAATTTATATGATTATGGAGATTTAGACTTTCCCTTTGGTAATACAAAAAAAGTCTTAGACATGATAAGAGATTTTTCTAATAAAGTAGTACAAGCTAATAAAATTCCCCTAATGATAGGTGGAGAACACTTAGTAACTCTTCCTGCTGTGGAAGCTGTATATAATAAGTATGAGGATTTACATATTATCCACTTTGATGCTCATACTGACTTAAGGGAAGATTATATGGGAGAAAAACTTTCCCATGCTACTGTTATAAGAAAAACTTGGGATTTCCTTGGCGACAATAGAATCCATCAATTTGGAATTCGTTCAGGATTAAAGGAAGAATTCATGTGGGCCAAAGAGCACACTAATTTAAATAAATTTGACTTTACTAATTTAGATAAAACAGTTGAATCTTTAAAAGGAAAGCCCGTTTATGTGACTATAGATTTAGATGTACTAGACCCATCTATCTTCTCTGGTACTGGTACTATAGAACCTGGTGGTGTTACTTTTAAAGAACTAATGGATGCCATAGTATTATTAAAAGATTTAAATATTGTAGGTGCTGATGTGGTTGAATTATCACCCCATTATGACCAAAGTGGTATGTCGACTGCTGTTGCATGTAAAGTATTAAGAGAATTAACATTGAGCATATTATCTAAGTAA
- the speE gene encoding polyamine aminopropyltransferase has product MELWYSEKHTEDVKFSIKVNNHLFTGQSDFQRVDVFESDEFGKFLTLDGLMMVTEKDEFIYHDMICHVPMATNPNIKNVLVIGGGDGGTVRELTRYPSIEKIHMVEIDKMVVDVSREFLPITSSKLDDTRVTLFYEDGIEFVKNKPNTYDLILVDSTDPIGPGEGLFTREFYRNCFEALTEEGILVNQNESPYYEGDAREMIRASQKVKEIFPIAKVYQFHMPTYPSGHWLFGFASKKYDPIKDFNPSKWEEFGLKTKYYNTDIHVGSFMLPTYVKEMIESGTC; this is encoded by the coding sequence ATGGAATTATGGTATAGCGAAAAACATACTGAAGACGTAAAGTTTTCTATTAAAGTTAACAATCATTTGTTTACAGGACAAAGTGATTTTCAACGTGTAGATGTTTTTGAAAGTGACGAATTTGGAAAGTTTTTAACATTAGATGGATTAATGATGGTAACAGAAAAAGATGAATTCATATATCATGACATGATTTGTCACGTACCGATGGCAACTAACCCAAATATTAAAAACGTGTTAGTTATTGGTGGTGGAGATGGTGGTACAGTAAGGGAGCTTACTAGATATCCTTCTATCGAAAAGATTCATATGGTTGAAATAGATAAAATGGTAGTTGACGTATCTAGAGAATTTTTACCTATTACATCATCAAAATTAGACGATACTAGAGTTACATTATTTTATGAAGATGGTATTGAGTTTGTAAAAAACAAGCCTAATACTTACGACTTAATATTAGTTGACTCTACTGACCCTATTGGTCCTGGAGAAGGATTATTCACTAGGGAGTTTTATAGAAATTGTTTTGAGGCTCTAACTGAAGAGGGAATATTAGTTAATCAAAATGAAAGTCCTTATTATGAAGGTGATGCAAGAGAGATGATACGTGCAAGCCAAAAGGTTAAAGAAATTTTCCCAATTGCTAAGGTATATCAATTCCATATGCCTACATATCCATCTGGACATTGGTTATTTGGATTTGCATCTAAGAAATACGATCCTATTAAAGACTTTAATCCTTCTAAATGGGAAGAATTTGGCTTAAAGACAAAATACTATAATACGGATATTCACGTAGGATCATTTATGCTTCCTACATACGTGAAGGAGATGATTGAAAGTGGTACTTGCTAA
- the speD gene encoding adenosylmethionine decarboxylase, which produces MKIEQLGRHILVEFYNCDKEVLNNHALIEKYMNEAAIKAKATIVQSAFHMFNPWGVSGAVIIQESHLTIHTWPEYGYAAVDLFTCGDSVDPWVAFDYLAETLKSEKSETTEVPRGLVDKIKHYSKEDLGTITFKPVDNAAS; this is translated from the coding sequence ATGAAAATAGAACAATTAGGAAGACATATCTTAGTAGAATTTTATAATTGCGATAAAGAAGTATTAAACAACCATGCTTTAATTGAAAAATACATGAACGAAGCTGCTATAAAGGCAAAAGCTACAATTGTGCAAAGTGCGTTTCACATGTTTAATCCATGGGGTGTGAGTGGTGCTGTAATCATTCAAGAATCTCATCTTACTATACATACATGGCCTGAATATGGATATGCAGCAGTGGATTTATTCACATGTGGAGATAGTGTAGATCCATGGGTTGCTTTTGATTATTTAGCAGAAACGCTAAAATCTGAAAAAAGTGAAACTACGGAAGTTCCAAGGGGATTAGTAGATAAGATAAAACATTATTCAAAAGAGGATTTAGGTACTATTACATTTAAACCTGTAGATAATGCTGCATCTTAA
- a CDS encoding aminotransferase class I/II-fold pyridoxal phosphate-dependent enzyme, protein MSLNQFSTPLIDALKKYSNSSITPFDVPGHKFGKGTKELRDFFGPNLMKIDVNSMKCLDNLSNPTSVIKKAQELLANAYGCDHSFFLVNGTSSGIQAMIMSVCAPYDKIIMPRNVHKSAVSGLVLSGAIPVYIQPETNKDLGIAMGMSYESIKKAILSNLDAKAVFIINPTYYGMTCDLKAIVDLAHKHNMVVLVDEAHGAHFHFHDELPMSAMAAGADMSAISLHKTGGSLTQSSAILLKEGNISPMRIKNILNLTQTTSASYLLMSSLDGARKILATRGEEVFSEILSVCRYAREKINTIPHLYAFSKELIDNKGVYDFDETKLSIKVSDLGLTGFEVYELLRDKYKIQVELGDINNILAIVSLGDDKSSVDKLINALFHISKNHKKDKSFNYNILLENPDIIVSPRDAFYSRTKIIPLKDSIGEVSGESIMAYPPGIPIISPGERISKEIVDYIEELKNQHTLITDCHDPEINHIKILGA, encoded by the coding sequence GTGTCTTTAAACCAATTTTCCACACCATTAATTGATGCTTTAAAAAAATATTCAAATAGTAGTATAACACCCTTTGACGTACCTGGACATAAATTCGGTAAAGGCACAAAGGAACTTAGAGACTTTTTCGGACCCAATCTAATGAAAATAGATGTAAATTCCATGAAATGTCTAGATAATTTATCTAATCCTACTAGTGTTATAAAAAAAGCCCAAGAACTTTTAGCAAATGCATACGGGTGTGACCATAGTTTCTTTTTAGTAAATGGTACATCTTCTGGGATACAAGCTATGATAATGAGTGTTTGTGCTCCTTATGATAAAATTATCATGCCTAGAAACGTTCATAAGTCTGCTGTAAGTGGATTAGTTTTAAGTGGTGCTATACCCGTTTATATTCAACCAGAAACTAATAAGGATTTAGGAATTGCTATGGGTATGTCTTATGAATCTATAAAAAAGGCTATTTTAAGTAACTTAGATGCAAAGGCAGTATTTATTATAAATCCTACCTATTATGGAATGACATGTGATTTAAAAGCTATTGTAGATTTAGCTCATAAACATAATATGGTAGTACTAGTAGATGAGGCCCATGGTGCTCACTTTCATTTTCATGATGAACTACCCATGTCAGCTATGGCAGCTGGAGCGGATATGTCTGCCATAAGTCTTCATAAAACAGGTGGTTCTTTGACTCAAAGTTCTGCTATTTTATTAAAAGAAGGAAATATTTCTCCTATGAGAATTAAAAATATTTTAAATTTAACTCAAACAACTAGTGCGTCCTATCTTTTAATGAGTAGTTTAGATGGTGCTAGAAAAATATTAGCCACTCGTGGCGAAGAAGTTTTTTCTGAAATTCTTAGTGTGTGTAGATATGCTAGGGAAAAGATAAATACAATACCACACTTATATGCTTTTTCTAAAGAGTTAATTGACAATAAGGGTGTTTACGATTTTGATGAAACAAAACTGAGCATTAAAGTTTCAGACTTAGGTCTTACAGGATTTGAAGTCTATGAACTTTTAAGAGATAAATACAAAATCCAAGTAGAACTTGGAGATATTAACAATATACTTGCAATAGTTAGTTTAGGTGATGATAAAAGCTCTGTAGATAAACTAATTAATGCTCTATTCCATATAAGTAAAAATCATAAAAAAGATAAATCCTTTAACTATAATATATTATTAGAAAATCCAGATATAATAGTTTCTCCTAGGGATGCCTTTTATAGTAGAACAAAAATAATCCCTTTAAAGGATTCTATTGGAGAAGTTAGTGGAGAATCTATCATGGCATACCCTCCAGGGATTCCTATAATAAGCCCTGGTGAAAGGATTAGTAAGGAAATAGTTGATTATATAGAAGAACTAAAAAATCAACACACATTAATTACAGATTGTCATGACCCTGAAATTAATCATATTAAAATATTAGGAGCCTAG
- a CDS encoding AAA family ATPase has translation MAKRVAVLGGPRCGKTTLIQQLYVDMKIMGINVGYALEYSTEYLRDKGMIQSISEQYGIYLGQKRIEDNLENHEYALTDYATFVPYIYGRFMLGSKKRNKKEIEILKDLYVLAIEDIPRYDHIIYLPREFGYKKDGVRWQDEEVAKEVDEAILSFLKAENVPFIQLSGSTKERAEKLLEILKEDMTEDK, from the coding sequence ATGGCAAAGAGAGTAGCAGTTTTAGGTGGACCACGTTGTGGTAAAACAACTTTAATACAGCAATTATATGTTGATATGAAAATTATGGGAATTAACGTAGGTTATGCACTAGAATATTCTACAGAGTATTTAAGAGATAAGGGAATGATCCAATCAATAAGCGAACAATACGGAATCTATTTAGGACAAAAGAGAATAGAAGACAATTTAGAAAATCACGAATATGCATTGACAGACTATGCTACATTTGTTCCGTATATATACGGAAGATTCATGTTAGGTAGTAAGAAAAGAAATAAAAAAGAAATTGAAATCCTAAAAGACCTATATGTTTTAGCTATTGAAGATATTCCTAGATACGATCACATAATATACTTACCTAGAGAATTTGGATATAAAAAAGACGGAGTAAGATGGCAAGATGAAGAAGTTGCTAAAGAAGTAGATGAAGCTATCTTGTCTTTCTTAAAAGCAGAAAATGTCCCATTTATTCAACTAAGTGGATCTACGAAAGAAAGAGCAGAGAAGTTATTAGAAATTCTTAAAGAAGATATGACAGAAGACAAATAA
- the yfcE gene encoding phosphodiesterase: MKLMFVSDIHGSIYYAKRAIDIFEKEKADQLIILGDVLYHGPRNPLPKDYSPSEVAELLNAYKGKIIAIRGNCDSEVDQMVLNFPMMADYNYILYGNKRLFLTHGHIYNENNMDRLSGGDVLIHGHTHIPVAKEVADKYVVNPGSITLPKENNPNSYGILENNLLEIKDIEGSVLKSIRL, translated from the coding sequence ATGAAATTAATGTTTGTATCAGATATACATGGCTCCATATATTATGCTAAAAGGGCCATAGATATATTTGAGAAGGAAAAAGCAGACCAATTAATTATATTAGGGGATGTATTATATCATGGACCAAGGAATCCGTTACCTAAGGACTATAGTCCTTCTGAAGTGGCAGAACTGTTAAATGCTTATAAGGGTAAAATAATAGCCATTAGGGGAAATTGTGATTCAGAGGTGGATCAAATGGTGTTAAACTTTCCTATGATGGCAGATTATAATTACATATTATACGGAAATAAAAGATTATTTTTAACCCATGGACATATATATAATGAGAATAATATGGATAGATTATCTGGTGGAGATGTATTAATCCATGGCCATACCCATATTCCTGTGGCTAAGGAAGTGGCAGATAAATACGTAGTAAACCCAGGTTCTATAACATTACCAAAGGAAAATAATCCAAATTCCTATGGTATATTAGAAAATAATCTATTAGAAATTAAAGATATAGAAGGAAGTGTATTAAAGTCTATTAGGTTATAA